In a single window of the Rhodoferax saidenbachensis genome:
- a CDS encoding membrane protein yields the protein MNHPNPAIVAQAAVRRLPRFALLLFCVAYVLSGFIGREAWKSADMAALGFMDALAHGSAQWLKPTLAGMSAETPGLLPYWLGAWAIQVAPAWIPADFAARIPFGLLLALTFLGCWYGTYYLARRPQAQPVAFAFGGEALPADYARAMADGGLLALIACLGLAQLSHETTPALAQLGFTALFFYAMAALPYRRVVPALGAVLGLLGLALSGAPAMAVLFGLGSSLVHALDRPDDTDSGSSNDRILLESTGLVLLTVCVGMASTALDLWSWKITLPHAQWSDWNGYAQLLLWFTWPAGPLALWTVWRWRHQLFRVRTSRHLALPVWFVAVTVAATLSTGSSDRSLLLALPALAALAAFALPTLKRQVAALIDWFTLLFFSGCGFIIWVVWLAMQTGFPTQPAANVARLAPGFEARFSTLAFAIAVLATIAWAWLVKWRVGRHRAAIWKSLVLPGCGAALCWLLLMTLWMPLLNYSLSYNTLVTRTVKQLGPTDCVEVFGQSQGQIAAFQVYGKLKIMPMQIEPVCNWLLVEPGPDMAPPLTLDQTHWVQHAVQHHPADGNESVLIFRRR from the coding sequence GTGAACCATCCCAACCCCGCCATCGTTGCCCAAGCTGCCGTCAGACGCCTGCCGCGTTTCGCGTTGCTGCTGTTTTGCGTGGCCTATGTACTGTCGGGTTTTATCGGGCGCGAAGCTTGGAAAAGTGCGGACATGGCGGCACTCGGTTTCATGGATGCCCTGGCACACGGTTCTGCGCAATGGCTGAAGCCTACGTTGGCTGGCATGTCTGCCGAGACTCCAGGGCTGCTGCCCTACTGGTTGGGTGCCTGGGCCATACAGGTCGCGCCGGCCTGGATCCCCGCAGACTTTGCGGCCCGCATTCCTTTTGGGCTTTTGCTCGCGCTGACCTTTTTGGGCTGCTGGTACGGCACCTACTATTTGGCGCGCAGGCCCCAGGCACAGCCGGTGGCCTTTGCGTTTGGTGGTGAGGCCCTGCCTGCCGATTACGCGCGCGCCATGGCCGACGGCGGCCTGTTGGCCCTGATTGCCTGCCTGGGCCTGGCCCAGCTCTCTCACGAAACCACGCCAGCCTTGGCGCAATTGGGCTTCACAGCACTGTTCTTCTACGCCATGGCGGCACTCCCCTACCGGCGTGTTGTACCGGCTTTGGGGGCTGTGCTGGGCCTGTTGGGTCTGGCGCTGTCAGGCGCACCCGCCATGGCCGTGTTGTTTGGTCTGGGAAGCAGCCTAGTCCATGCACTGGACCGCCCCGACGATACAGACAGTGGTTCTAGCAACGACCGCATCCTGCTCGAAAGTACCGGCCTGGTACTGCTCACGGTATGTGTAGGCATGGCCTCCACGGCCCTGGATCTATGGAGCTGGAAGATTACGCTGCCCCATGCCCAATGGTCCGACTGGAATGGTTACGCGCAGTTGCTGTTGTGGTTTACCTGGCCCGCAGGCCCCTTGGCCTTGTGGACCGTATGGCGCTGGCGCCATCAGCTGTTTCGCGTACGGACCAGCCGCCACCTGGCGCTGCCGGTCTGGTTTGTCGCCGTGACCGTCGCCGCAACCCTCAGCACGGGCTCTTCCGACCGCAGTCTGCTGCTGGCCCTGCCCGCCCTGGCTGCGCTGGCTGCATTTGCCCTGCCCACGCTCAAACGCCAGGTGGCGGCACTGATCGACTGGTTCACCCTGCTGTTCTTCTCGGGCTGCGGGTTCATCATCTGGGTGGTGTGGCTAGCCATGCAAACCGGCTTCCCGACCCAACCGGCGGCCAACGTGGCCCGCCTGGCGCCTGGATTTGAAGCCCGTTTTTCTACGCTGGCATTCGCGATTGCCGTTCTGGCTACTATCGCCTGGGCATGGCTCGTGAAATGGCGTGTGGGACGCCACCGCGCAGCCATCTGGAAAAGCCTGGTACTACCCGGCTGCGGCGCAGCACTGTGCTGGCTGCTGTTAATGACCTTGTGGATGCCCCTGCTCAATTACTCGCTGAGCTACAACACACTGGTCACTCGCACTGTGAAGCAACTCGGCCCTACGGACTGTGTGGAAGTGTTCGGCCAGAGCCAAGGGCAAATTGCGGCCTTCCAGGTCTACGGCAAGCTCAAAATCATGCCCATGCAAATCGAGCCCGTATGCAACTGGTTGTTGGTGGAGCCCGGGCCCGATATGGCCCCTCCCCTTACGCTGGACCAAACCCACTGGGTTCAACATGCGGTACAGCACCACCCTGCCGACGGCAATGAATCCGTGCTGATATTCCGACGGCGCTAA
- a CDS encoding type B 50S ribosomal protein L31 — protein MKEGIHPNYREVCFQDMSNNFKFVTRSCANTKEMIKMEDGRELPLYKLDTTSESHPFYTGTQKSVDNMGGRVEKFRNRFGKTAVKTEAA, from the coding sequence ATGAAAGAAGGCATTCACCCCAATTACCGCGAAGTTTGCTTCCAGGACATGTCCAACAACTTCAAGTTTGTGACACGTTCTTGCGCCAACACCAAGGAAATGATCAAGATGGAAGACGGCCGCGAACTGCCGCTGTACAAGCTTGATACGACCAGCGAATCGCACCCTTTCTACACTGGCACACAAAAATCCGTGGACAACATGGGTGGCCGCGTGGAGAAATTCCGCAACCGTTTCGGCAAGACTGCTGTCAAGACCGAAGCAGCATAA
- the rho gene encoding transcription termination factor Rho: MHLNELKALHVSEVLKQAEELEIENTGRMRKQELMFAIIKKRARTGEQIIADGVLEILPDGFGFLRSPDTSYTASTDDIYISPSQVRRFNLHTGDMIEGEVRTPKDGERYFALNKLDKVNGDLPESNKHKVMFENLTPLFPKVQMKLEQDIKGEENITGRVIDIIAPIGKGQRALIVAQPKSGKTVMMQHIAHAISANYPDSYLMVLLIDERPEEVTEMQRTVKGEVIASTFDEPAARHVHVAEMVIERAKRLVELKKDVVILLDSITRLARAYNNVVPSSGKVLTGGVDSNALQRPKRFLGAARNVEEGGSLTIIATALVDTGSRMDEVIFEEFKGTGNSEIHLDRRLYEKRVFPSIQLNRSGTRREELLLQPEILQKTRILRQFLYNMDEVEAMEMVLKQMRATKTNNEFFDMMRRGG, encoded by the coding sequence ATGCACTTAAACGAACTCAAGGCACTGCACGTGTCAGAAGTCCTGAAGCAGGCCGAAGAGCTTGAGATCGAAAACACCGGCCGCATGCGCAAGCAGGAGCTGATGTTCGCCATCATCAAGAAGCGCGCCCGCACCGGCGAGCAGATCATTGCGGACGGCGTGCTGGAAATTCTGCCCGATGGTTTTGGCTTCCTGCGCAGCCCCGATACCAGCTATACGGCTTCGACTGACGACATCTACATCAGCCCCAGCCAGGTGCGCCGCTTCAATCTGCACACCGGCGACATGATCGAAGGCGAAGTGCGCACCCCCAAGGATGGCGAACGCTACTTTGCACTGAACAAACTGGACAAGGTCAACGGCGACCTGCCCGAGAGCAACAAACACAAGGTCATGTTCGAAAACTTGACCCCCTTGTTCCCCAAAGTCCAGATGAAACTGGAACAGGACATCAAGGGCGAAGAAAACATCACCGGTCGCGTGATCGACATCATTGCCCCTATCGGCAAGGGCCAGCGCGCACTGATCGTGGCACAGCCCAAGAGCGGCAAGACCGTGATGATGCAGCACATCGCGCACGCCATTTCGGCCAACTACCCTGACAGTTACCTCATGGTGTTGCTGATCGACGAGCGCCCGGAAGAAGTGACCGAAATGCAGCGCACCGTCAAGGGCGAGGTGATTGCCTCCACCTTTGATGAACCCGCCGCACGCCACGTGCACGTCGCCGAAATGGTGATCGAGCGCGCCAAGCGCCTAGTCGAACTGAAAAAAGACGTGGTGATCCTGTTGGACTCGATCACCCGCCTGGCCCGCGCCTACAACAACGTCGTGCCCTCCTCCGGCAAGGTGTTGACCGGTGGTGTGGACTCCAACGCACTGCAACGCCCCAAGCGTTTCCTGGGCGCGGCCCGCAATGTGGAAGAAGGCGGTTCCCTGACCATCATCGCCACGGCACTGGTCGACACCGGCAGCCGCATGGACGAAGTGATTTTTGAAGAATTCAAGGGCACCGGCAACTCCGAAATCCACCTGGACCGCCGCCTGTACGAAAAACGCGTGTTCCCGTCGATCCAGCTCAACCGCAGCGGTACCCGCCGTGAAGAGTTGCTGCTGCAACCCGAAATCCTGCAAAAGACCCGCATCCTGCGCCAATTCCTCTACAACATGGATGAAGTGGAAGCCATGGAAATGGTGCTCAAGCAAATGCGGGCGACCAAAACCAACAACGAATTCTTCGACATGATGCGTCGGGGTGGCTGA
- the trxA gene encoding thioredoxin TrxA, with protein sequence MASELIKHVTDATFEADVLGSKQPILVDYWAEWCGPCKMIAPILDEVSSTYEGKLKVAKMNVDENRDIPAKFGIRGIPTLMLFKDGQLAATKVGAMSKAQLTAFIDQQLA encoded by the coding sequence ATGGCCAGCGAACTCATTAAACACGTGACCGACGCCACTTTCGAAGCCGATGTGCTCGGATCAAAACAGCCCATTCTGGTGGACTACTGGGCTGAATGGTGCGGCCCCTGCAAAATGATTGCCCCTATCCTGGACGAAGTGTCCAGTACTTACGAAGGCAAGCTCAAGGTCGCCAAGATGAACGTGGACGAGAACCGCGACATCCCGGCCAAGTTCGGCATCCGTGGCATCCCCACATTGATGCTGTTCAAGGACGGCCAACTGGCAGCCACCAAAGTCGGCGCCATGAGCAAGGCCCAGTTGACGGCCTTTATCGACCAGCAATTGGCCTGA
- a CDS encoding PD-(D/E)XK nuclease family protein yields the protein MNDIAKNDAPEALRAFSYGPDHPAMALWVHPQTGLLARIADAMQGLGAHPARTLVLLPYAQLLPLANRLWGKTFADGFAPRFETTQNWVVSVGGHNSAATDISFDTALDTLTAQALLSHSGLPEQDGLATLLVQAAHQLAPLAAAAGPEGRARWAADARRDAVLGMDGAALAWEAQVARVAVEWAAISGYASDALFDADVLQSLDCLVVVQGLAADPLAAGLQSVWGDKLVVLPLSPVDATEPLAANHLSLHACLDAEDEAQRTAACALRHIAANRYPVALVSSDRALTRRVRAMLESAGVQMRDENGWKLSTSHAAAAVMALLRAAVWNASADAVLALVKRAPALQHTGDALEAALRRDQVRDWRHATAAPSMKKDALLAACAAVDQVRGLLTGRRPVSAWLTALQEALQSTGLWDGLLEDGAGTKVLGALRLAPADPGAWKALLGSALWAQRRLDLTEFTAWVNQALESASFQPDYPAEEELVILPMSQMLGRPFAAVVLAGCDEVRLNPSPEPAGQWTPAQRAALGLPAREALDAQLRAAWQHALQSPQCDVLWRTSDDSGETLLPSSLVQLLQLAHEDVPLAKDPRDVRTLPAAPTLPPMPTGEQLPVKHLSASAYEDLRQCPYRFFALRQLGLKTVDELESEVDKRDFGVWLHAVLQHFHDALAAQPIADRAGRSRLLNLASEEATASMGLPEGEFLPFAAAWPAVREGYLDWLEKHELEGAVFASGETSHSQPIGDLKLVGRIDRMDTLPDGTVMVLDYKTEPGAKTKQRVKDPLEDTQIAFYAALLPNDTLRAAYVNVGEREGTVMSEQPEVVHARDALIAGILEDMQRIADGVALPALGEGPACDYCQARGLCRKDFWNV from the coding sequence ATGAACGACATAGCGAAAAACGATGCCCCAGAGGCGCTGCGGGCGTTCAGTTATGGGCCGGATCACCCGGCCATGGCGCTATGGGTTCACCCCCAAACCGGTCTGTTGGCACGCATCGCGGATGCCATGCAGGGATTGGGCGCGCATCCAGCGCGCACGCTGGTCTTGTTGCCTTATGCCCAATTGCTCCCTCTGGCCAATCGCCTGTGGGGCAAGACCTTTGCAGATGGTTTTGCCCCCCGCTTTGAAACGACCCAGAACTGGGTGGTTTCCGTGGGTGGCCACAACTCTGCGGCCACAGATATTTCCTTCGATACCGCGCTGGACACCCTGACCGCGCAAGCACTGCTGTCGCACAGCGGACTCCCCGAGCAGGATGGCCTGGCGACATTGTTGGTGCAAGCCGCGCACCAATTGGCCCCCCTCGCCGCGGCGGCAGGGCCCGAGGGGCGCGCCCGTTGGGCTGCAGATGCGCGACGCGATGCAGTGTTGGGAATGGACGGTGCAGCGCTGGCCTGGGAGGCGCAAGTGGCGCGTGTGGCGGTGGAATGGGCGGCCATTTCCGGTTATGCGAGCGACGCCTTGTTTGATGCCGATGTGCTGCAGTCGCTGGACTGTCTGGTGGTGGTGCAAGGGCTGGCTGCAGATCCCTTGGCCGCGGGGCTGCAATCCGTGTGGGGTGACAAGCTGGTGGTGTTGCCACTGTCACCGGTTGATGCAACAGAGCCGCTTGCAGCAAATCATCTGAGTCTGCACGCCTGTTTGGATGCAGAGGACGAAGCCCAGCGCACTGCAGCATGTGCGCTGCGCCATATTGCGGCCAACCGGTATCCCGTGGCGCTGGTGTCGTCGGATCGTGCATTGACGCGCCGTGTGCGTGCCATGCTGGAGAGTGCCGGTGTGCAGATGCGCGATGAAAACGGCTGGAAGCTCTCGACCAGCCACGCCGCTGCTGCCGTGATGGCCTTGCTGCGCGCCGCAGTGTGGAATGCCTCTGCGGATGCCGTGCTGGCGTTGGTCAAGCGGGCCCCCGCCTTGCAGCACACGGGGGATGCACTGGAAGCCGCTTTGCGCCGAGACCAGGTGCGCGACTGGCGCCATGCGACTGCCGCTCCTTCCATGAAGAAGGATGCGCTTTTGGCCGCATGCGCCGCCGTGGACCAGGTGCGCGGATTGCTCACTGGACGTCGCCCGGTATCCGCATGGCTCACGGCATTGCAAGAGGCTTTGCAGAGCACGGGTCTGTGGGATGGATTGTTGGAGGACGGCGCAGGCACCAAGGTGTTGGGCGCGCTGCGCCTTGCACCTGCGGACCCTGGCGCATGGAAGGCTTTGCTAGGCAGTGCGCTCTGGGCCCAGCGCCGCCTGGATCTGACAGAGTTCACGGCCTGGGTGAACCAGGCGCTGGAGAGCGCCAGTTTTCAACCGGATTACCCCGCAGAAGAAGAGCTGGTGATCCTGCCCATGAGCCAGATGCTGGGGCGCCCCTTTGCGGCCGTGGTGTTGGCTGGGTGTGACGAGGTGCGCCTGAACCCCTCACCCGAGCCCGCAGGCCAGTGGACGCCCGCGCAACGCGCTGCGTTGGGTCTGCCTGCGCGCGAAGCGCTGGATGCGCAGTTGCGTGCTGCCTGGCAACACGCGCTGCAGTCGCCGCAGTGTGATGTGCTGTGGCGCACCAGCGATGACAGCGGCGAAACCTTGTTGCCCAGCAGCCTGGTGCAATTGCTGCAGCTGGCACACGAAGATGTGCCGCTGGCTAAAGATCCGCGCGATGTGCGCACGCTTCCGGCAGCCCCAACGTTGCCACCCATGCCCACGGGTGAGCAACTGCCGGTGAAACATCTGTCTGCCAGCGCCTATGAAGATTTGCGCCAGTGCCCCTACCGGTTCTTTGCATTGCGTCAGTTGGGCCTGAAGACCGTGGACGAGCTGGAGTCGGAAGTCGACAAACGCGACTTTGGTGTCTGGTTACACGCGGTGCTGCAACATTTTCACGACGCATTGGCCGCCCAGCCCATTGCAGACCGGGCCGGTCGCAGCCGTCTGCTGAACCTTGCGAGTGAAGAAGCCACGGCCTCCATGGGTTTGCCCGAGGGCGAATTTTTGCCGTTTGCGGCCGCCTGGCCTGCGGTGCGCGAGGGGTATCTGGACTGGCTGGAGAAACACGAACTGGAGGGCGCCGTCTTTGCCAGTGGTGAGACTTCACATAGCCAGCCAATTGGTGATTTGAAACTGGTGGGGCGTATCGACCGCATGGACACTCTGCCCGACGGTACGGTGATGGTGCTCGACTACAAGACCGAGCCGGGTGCCAAAACCAAACAACGCGTCAAAGACCCGTTGGAAGACACGCAGATCGCTTTTTATGCGGCGCTGTTACCCAACGACACGCTGCGTGCCGCTTACGTGAATGTGGGCGAGCGCGAAGGTACCGTGATGAGCGAACAGCCCGAAGTGGTGCACGCCCGCGACGCGCTGATTGCGGGCATCCTGGAGGACATGCAGCGCATTGCGGACGGTGTTGCGTTACCAGCGCTGGGCGAAGGCCCTGCTTGTGACTACTGCCAGGCCCGAGGCTTGTGCCGCAAGGATTTCTGGAATGTCTAG
- a CDS encoding UvrD-helicase domain-containing protein, with product MNAAISHGSAAFEHNGQLVARQRFYEIACDPRRSVAVEACAGAGKTWMLVSRMVRALLEGAAPQEILAITFTKKAAGEMRQRLQEWLHSYAQADDATLREALLQRGLLTEPTAEQLQTLRGLHAQLLNSGRPVQIRTFHSWFAALLRSAPLAVLHELGLPTQYELLENDAQAVAQVWRRFQTRVVQDAAAKADYLDAVTAFGRHQTHKALEAALSKRTEFALADAHGVVATSVRHFAEQFPAFKGLQAPLDRLAQPAVQQLLWDSARALGTCTGKTCLTAASTLERALTDGNVTGSMDALLTKSGTARKLTDKLVDLGSVQAAQALLLEVQQAQDQHQAWLHQQRMARLARGLLDDYAALKRERGWIDMGDLERAALALMSDTELSGWVQERLDARVRHLLIDEFQDTNPLQWQALSSWLASYAGAGNAPSVFIVGDPKQSIYRFRRAEPQVFRAAKAFVVDGLGGDVLSCDHTRRNAPPIIDLVNTVMLQAQEAKEFEDFRAHSTESLEPGQVLKLPRITREAKVDVLDAEPAWRDSLSTPRHVVEDTRKTLECRQAAHWLAQQLGQGSVKPQGIMVLARRRAHLGLMQEELAKLHIPAQQPEKNELGECPEVQDLIALMDALVSPRHDLSLARALKSPLFGVQDSDLVALVLQQRALQASAPVSDDVPTVVTWLQVLQEAAGLPPALAPIGATLTRWQQWLATLPPHDALSAIYEDGDVLARYAVASPPVLRASVLANLRALLGAALQVDGGRYSTAYGLVRALRTGGIAAPVRDQANAVRLLTIHGAKGLEAPLVLVLDTDGEAPKSETMGVLVDWPGEAAHPRRFVFLASESNPPACVVDTLALEQAARSREELNALYVALTRTQQTLVVSSMEPHRENPGSWWQRLHAHAQDAVWPLGRDEDSVPPGPVEKQSGHEAITLKIVPKRALAPVDIAQAATDSIAKTSGALAVAVPDSLDSRIGQAMHRLLECVQPASVVSTAPWSAAQMARVAQTFALDESQTRQAAQMAQAILQGEGAWVWDVGQLAWHANEVPLAQGGRLLRMDRLVQHRESGDWWVLDYKSTASPQDQPDLCGQLHAYRAAVALAYPGQTVRAAFLTPQGRLIELTAE from the coding sequence ATGAATGCCGCAATATCCCATGGCAGCGCAGCCTTCGAACACAACGGCCAGCTGGTCGCGCGCCAGCGTTTCTACGAGATTGCTTGTGACCCGCGGCGCAGCGTGGCGGTGGAGGCCTGTGCCGGTGCCGGCAAGACCTGGATGCTGGTCTCGCGTATGGTGCGGGCGCTACTCGAAGGCGCTGCGCCGCAGGAAATCCTGGCCATCACGTTCACCAAAAAGGCCGCTGGCGAAATGCGCCAGCGCCTGCAGGAATGGCTGCACAGTTATGCGCAGGCCGATGACGCGACGCTGCGTGAAGCCCTGCTGCAACGCGGCCTCCTGACGGAACCCACCGCTGAACAATTGCAGACCCTGCGTGGCCTGCATGCGCAACTGTTGAACAGTGGCCGCCCGGTGCAGATACGCACCTTCCACAGCTGGTTTGCCGCCTTGTTGCGCAGTGCGCCGCTGGCTGTATTGCATGAGCTGGGCCTGCCCACGCAGTACGAGCTGTTGGAGAACGATGCCCAGGCTGTGGCGCAGGTGTGGCGGCGTTTCCAGACCCGTGTGGTGCAGGACGCCGCCGCGAAAGCCGACTACCTGGACGCGGTGACCGCCTTTGGTCGCCACCAGACGCACAAGGCGCTGGAAGCAGCGTTGTCCAAGCGCACCGAATTTGCGCTGGCCGATGCCCATGGCGTGGTGGCTACATCGGTGCGTCATTTTGCCGAGCAGTTCCCGGCCTTTAAGGGTTTGCAGGCGCCACTGGACCGGCTGGCCCAACCCGCGGTGCAGCAACTCCTGTGGGACAGCGCGCGTGCGTTGGGCACGTGCACGGGTAAGACATGCCTGACAGCCGCCAGTACGCTGGAGCGCGCGCTGACGGATGGCAATGTGACGGGGAGCATGGACGCCTTGCTCACCAAGTCGGGCACCGCACGCAAGCTGACCGACAAGCTGGTGGATTTGGGCAGCGTACAAGCCGCGCAGGCGCTGCTGCTGGAGGTGCAGCAGGCACAGGACCAGCACCAGGCCTGGCTGCACCAGCAGCGCATGGCACGGCTCGCGCGTGGCCTGCTGGATGACTACGCGGCCCTGAAGCGCGAGCGCGGCTGGATCGACATGGGCGATCTGGAGCGCGCCGCGCTGGCGCTGATGTCGGACACGGAACTCAGCGGTTGGGTGCAGGAGCGGCTCGACGCGCGTGTGCGCCATTTGCTGATTGATGAGTTCCAGGACACCAACCCGCTGCAGTGGCAGGCGCTGAGCAGTTGGCTTGCGTCCTACGCGGGGGCTGGCAATGCACCCAGCGTTTTTATCGTGGGTGACCCCAAGCAAAGTATTTACCGCTTCCGCCGTGCCGAGCCGCAGGTGTTCCGCGCCGCCAAAGCCTTTGTGGTCGATGGTTTAGGCGGCGATGTGTTGAGCTGCGACCATACGCGCCGCAATGCGCCGCCCATCATCGACCTGGTCAACACCGTAATGCTGCAGGCGCAGGAGGCCAAAGAGTTTGAGGACTTCCGCGCCCACAGCACTGAATCTTTGGAGCCAGGCCAGGTGCTCAAGCTGCCGCGCATCACGCGCGAGGCCAAGGTGGATGTATTGGACGCGGAGCCCGCGTGGCGTGACTCGCTCAGCACGCCGCGCCATGTGGTGGAAGACACCCGTAAAACGCTGGAGTGTCGTCAGGCCGCGCATTGGCTGGCGCAGCAGCTTGGGCAGGGCAGTGTCAAGCCGCAGGGCATCATGGTGTTGGCCCGCCGACGCGCGCACCTAGGTCTGATGCAGGAGGAACTGGCGAAGCTGCACATTCCCGCACAGCAGCCCGAGAAAAATGAGCTGGGCGAATGCCCCGAAGTGCAGGACCTGATTGCCTTGATGGACGCACTGGTGTCGCCGCGCCACGACTTGTCGCTGGCACGCGCGCTCAAGTCGCCTCTGTTTGGTGTGCAGGACAGCGACCTGGTGGCGCTGGTATTGCAGCAGCGCGCCCTGCAGGCTTCTGCGCCGGTATCTGACGATGTGCCCACAGTTGTGACCTGGCTGCAGGTGTTGCAAGAAGCTGCTGGTCTGCCACCTGCATTGGCCCCGATAGGCGCCACGCTCACACGCTGGCAACAATGGCTGGCCACGCTGCCACCGCACGATGCGCTGAGTGCCATCTATGAAGACGGCGACGTGTTGGCCCGTTATGCCGTCGCCTCTCCGCCGGTACTGCGTGCCAGCGTGTTGGCCAATTTGCGTGCATTGCTGGGCGCTGCCTTGCAGGTGGACGGCGGGCGCTACAGCACCGCGTATGGCCTGGTGCGCGCGCTGCGTACGGGCGGCATTGCGGCGCCGGTACGGGACCAGGCCAATGCGGTGCGCCTGCTGACCATCCACGGTGCCAAGGGGCTGGAGGCGCCGCTGGTGCTGGTGCTCGACACCGATGGCGAGGCACCCAAGTCCGAAACCATGGGGGTACTGGTGGACTGGCCGGGCGAGGCCGCGCACCCGCGCCGTTTTGTGTTTCTGGCCAGCGAATCCAACCCACCCGCCTGCGTGGTCGACACGCTGGCGCTGGAGCAGGCCGCCCGCAGCCGCGAAGAACTCAACGCACTCTACGTGGCGCTCACGCGCACCCAGCAGACGTTGGTGGTCTCCAGCATGGAACCGCACCGTGAGAACCCCGGCAGCTGGTGGCAGCGCCTGCATGCCCATGCGCAGGATGCGGTTTGGCCCTTGGGGCGTGATGAGGATTCCGTTCCCCCCGGGCCTGTTGAGAAGCAGAGTGGCCATGAGGCCATCACCCTGAAAATAGTGCCAAAACGGGCTCTAGCCCCTGTGGATATTGCGCAAGCAGCTACTGATTCAATAGCAAAAACAAGCGGTGCTCTGGCCGTTGCAGTGCCCGACAGCCTGGATTCCCGGATTGGCCAGGCCATGCACCGCCTGCTGGAATGTGTGCAACCCGCTTCCGTGGTGAGCACAGCGCCCTGGTCGGCCGCGCAGATGGCCCGTGTGGCGCAAACCTTTGCGCTGGACGAAAGCCAGACCCGGCAAGCTGCCCAGATGGCGCAGGCCATTCTGCAAGGCGAGGGCGCCTGGGTGTGGGATGTGGGCCAGCTCGCCTGGCACGCCAACGAGGTGCCGCTGGCGCAGGGCGGACGTTTGCTGCGCATGGACCGCCTGGTGCAGCACCGCGAAAGCGGCGATTGGTGGGTGCTGGACTACAAATCCACCGCCAGCCCGCAGGACCAGCCCGACTTGTGTGGTCAACTCCACGCCTACCGCGCAGCGGTGGCCCTGGCTTATCCAGGGCAAACCGTGCGCGCCGCGTTTTTGACGCCGCAAGGCCGACTGATTGAATTGACTGCTGAATGA
- a CDS encoding TIGR03862 family flavoprotein, with translation MTSELSPSHTAATALLQADVVIVGGGPAGLMAAQVLADAGRTVHLFDAMPSVGRKFLLAGKGGLNLTHSDSADVFAERYGARRKDIEALLADFGPQTLRDWAQGLGIETFVGSSGRVFPKDLKAAPLLRAWLQRLRRPASGTGVQFHMRHRWTGWTEQGALTFDTLQGPVQVTARAVVLALGGGSWGRLGSNGAWVPLLAQKGVAVAPLLPANCGFDVQKGWSEFFSSRYAGQPFKSVAVSLTTSMGQTLRRKGEFVATATGVEGSLVYAVSSLLRDEIIRTGSATFHLDLLPDMAPERVLAEVSHPRGSRSLSSHLKSRLHLEGIKSAILHELLPKAVFESPAELAKAIKALPITLQAARPIDEAISSAGGVLFEVLTPALMLEQLPGVFCAGEMLDWEAPTGGYLLQACFASGRQAGLGALAHLNAQA, from the coding sequence ATGACTTCTGAACTCTCCCCATCCCACACCGCCGCGACGGCCCTTTTGCAGGCCGACGTGGTGATCGTCGGTGGCGGCCCTGCGGGGCTGATGGCCGCGCAGGTGCTTGCGGACGCCGGGCGCACTGTGCACCTGTTTGACGCCATGCCCTCGGTGGGACGTAAATTTCTGCTGGCCGGCAAGGGCGGGCTCAACCTCACCCATTCCGACAGCGCCGATGTCTTCGCCGAGCGTTATGGTGCACGCCGCAAAGACATTGAGGCACTTTTGGCCGACTTTGGCCCGCAAACCCTGCGCGACTGGGCGCAGGGCCTGGGCATTGAAACCTTTGTGGGCTCGTCGGGCCGCGTTTTCCCCAAGGACCTGAAGGCTGCGCCGCTCCTGCGCGCGTGGCTGCAGCGTCTGCGCCGCCCGGCCAGCGGCACAGGCGTGCAGTTCCACATGCGGCACCGCTGGACCGGCTGGACCGAGCAGGGCGCGTTGACGTTCGATACGCTCCAAGGCCCTGTGCAGGTCACGGCGCGCGCTGTCGTGCTGGCGCTCGGCGGTGGAAGTTGGGGGCGCCTGGGCTCCAACGGCGCCTGGGTGCCACTGCTGGCGCAAAAAGGCGTGGCCGTGGCACCGCTGTTGCCGGCCAACTGCGGCTTTGATGTGCAAAAGGGCTGGAGCGAATTTTTCTCAAGCCGTTACGCGGGCCAGCCGTTCAAGTCGGTTGCCGTGTCCCTGACCACCAGCATGGGCCAGACCTTGCGCCGCAAGGGCGAGTTCGTGGCCACGGCCACCGGTGTGGAGGGCAGCCTGGTCTACGCCGTCTCCAGCTTGCTGCGCGACGAAATCATCCGCACCGGCAGCGCCACCTTCCATCTGGATTTGCTGCCCGATATGGCGCCCGAGCGCGTGCTGGCCGAGGTGAGCCACCCGCGTGGTTCGCGTTCGCTTTCCAGCCACCTCAAAAGCCGTTTGCACCTGGAAGGCATCAAGTCCGCCATCCTGCACGAGCTGCTGCCCAAAGCCGTGTTCGAGTCGCCTGCGGAGCTGGCAAAAGCCATCAAGGCCCTGCCCATCACGCTGCAGGCCGCCCGCCCGATCGACGAGGCCATCAGCAGCGCCGGTGGTGTGCTGTTTGAAGTGCTGACCCCCGCCCTCATGCTGGAACAGTTGCCCGGCGTCTTCTGTGCCGGTGAAATGCTCGATTGGGAGGCCCCAACCGGCGGTTACCTGCTGCAGGCCTGCTTTGCCAGCGGGCGCCAGGCCGGGTTGGGCGCGTTGGCCCATTTGAACGCCCAGGCCTGA